The nucleotide window ATCGTGGACCGCGCGCCGTTCGCTGCGCACCACGTTTGCCGTGCTCGCTGCGTTCGTTCTGCCGGCCGCGCTCCGCGCGCAGGCCGTCGTCAGCGGAAAGGTCGCGGCGCAAGGACAGCCGCTCGTTGACGCGCGCGTGCTGGTGCGCGGAACGAGCCGCGTCGCCATCACGAACGCCGCGGGCGAATACGTCATTCGCAACGCACCCGCCGGCACGCAGACGCTCGAAGTGTTGCGCGTCGGCTACCGTGCACAGACGGCCACGGTCGCGCTGACCGCGGGCCAGACCACCACCGCGAATTTCGCGATGGACGTCGCGATCGTGCAGCTGCAGGACGTCGTCACGACGGCGACCGGTCAGCAGCGCCGAGTCGAGTTGGGCAATGCCATCACGACGATGGGCGACGTGGCAAAGACGGTGGAAACGCAACCGGTGCGCAATGTCGCTGATCTGCTCGTGGCGAAAGCCGCCGGTGTCTCGGTTCTGCCGGGCAATGAGACGGGCTCGAGTCCGGTCGTTCGCATTCGTGGAACGAACTCGCTCTCGCTCAACAACGCGCCGATCTATGTGATCGACGGCGTGCGCATGATTTCCACGTCGGTCGGCGTGCCGACGGGCGGCACGACGACGAGCTTCCTCAACGATCTCAATCCCGAGGACATCGAGGACATCGAGATCGTGAAGGGCCCCTCGGCGGCCACGCTGTACGGCACCGATGCCGCGAACGGCGTGATCGTCATCAGCACGAAGAAGGGCCGCGCGGGTTCCACGCGTTGGACCTGGTACGGTGAAGGCGGCGCGGTGCGCGATCGCAATGACTACGCGTCGACGTACGCCGTTTTCGGTCGCGATGCCAAAGGCGCCGTGACGCGCTGCGTGCTCGAGACGATCGCCAACAAGACGTGCGTTGCCGACAGCACGACCTCAGTGAACATGCTCACCGATCCGACGCTTTCGCCGATTCACGCGGGCCATCGCGATCAGTACGGTTTGAACTTGAGCGGCGGATCGGATGCCGTTCGCTTCTTCGTCAGCGGCGATCTCGAGAACGAGATCGGCCCGATCAAGATGCCGGCGTTCGCGCAGGCGTATCTCGACTCCGCCGGCGATCCGGCCCGCAACGAAGAGATCTATCCCGAGGCGTTCCAGCGGCAGACGGTGCGCGCGAACATCAACGCTGCCGTTTCGCCCAAGTTCGACTTGAGTGCCAACTCGGGCTGGACGAATCGCGCGCAGCGTTTGCCGCAGACAGACAACAATCCGATCTCGGTCTTCGCGACCGCGATGAAGAATCCGGGTTTCACGCCGAACTATGCGTTGTGCAGCAAGACACCGGTCTCGTGCCTCGGATACAGCGACATCGGCAGCCTCGGCGAAGAGATGCGCGGCTACTCGTCGTACATCCCGGCGCAGACGTTTCAGGACAAGATGCAGGAGAACGTGCAGCGCTTTACCGGCGACGTCGACGCGAACTGGCGTCCGTTCAGCTGGATGCAGAACGAAGGCTCGGTGGGCCTCGACATGGCGGATCGCGAGAACTGGGAGCTGTGCCGTCTCAATCAGTGTCCCAACTCGGGCACCACGCGACAGGGGTACGTGACCGACCAGCGCGGCAACAACCGCAACTTCTCCGCGAAGCTCGTCAGCAACAACACGTGGCAGGCAAAGCAGTGGATGAATCTCAAGAGCACCGTCGGCGCCGACTACAACAACGTCGAAAGCGATTTCGTCGCGTCGAGCGGCACGAACCTGCCGCCGGGCGCGCAGAACGTTGCCCAAGCCGCGGTGAAGACCGGTTCCAACCAGCTCGAGACCGTCAATAGGACGCTCGGCCTATACGCGCAGGAGCAGGCCAGCGTACGTGATCGGTTGTTCGTGACGGCCGCGGTGCGCACGGACCAGAACAGCGCGTTCGGCACGCAGTTCCAGCGCGTGTTCTATCCGAAGCTCAGCGCGTCGTGGATCGTGTCGGACGAAGATTTCTTCCCGCGCGTTCGCTGGCTCGATCAGCTGCGCCTGCGGAGCGCGTACGGCGCATCGGGTGTTCAGCCTGGAGCGACGACCGCATTGCAGACGTTCGCCGCGATCACGCGCGCGATCGACACAAAGACGCCAGGCAGCGCGAGCTGCGGTACCTCTACGTGCGACACGCCATCGCTGCAACCCAATCTGATCGGCAACCCGAACCTCAAGCCGGAGACGTCTGCCGAGTTCGAGGGTGGATTCGAGTCGCGGATGTTCGATAGCCGCGCGACGATCGACTTCACGTACTACCACAAGAAGACGCACGACGCGTTGATCTCGCAGCCGATCGCGGGTTCCGCGGCGCCGTCGGCGTTGAGCGTCACGCGCAATCTCGGCTCGATCATGAACCAGGGCGTCGAGGCGATGGTCAACCTCACGCTCGTCGATCGTCACGGCTTCGGCTGGGACGTGACGATGAACGGCTCGCACAACTCGAACAAGATCCTCTCGCTTGGGCACGATGCGACGGGCAAGGCGAATCCCACGATTCTCGTGAACTCGCTCGTGAAGGATTCCGTCGGTCTGCCGGCCAACGCCTGGTTCTTCGTGCCATACACGTTCGCGGATAAGAACAATGACGGTCTGATCGACGACAGCGAAGTGAGCGTCGCGTCGAGCGCCGTGTACATGGGCTACTCGCAGCCGCGCGACATCTTCTCGATTCAGAACGGCTTTGACCTGTTCAACCACACGCTGCGCCTGTCGGCGCTCGTCGACTACAAGGGCGGTTACAGCCTGTACAACAACACCATTCAGTTCTACTGCTCCAACCAGCCGACTTGCTACGAGGAGACGAACGCGAGCGCGCCGCTGTGGCGCCAGGCGCGCGTCATCGCGCAGCGGTACACGACGCCGGTCAAGACCACGGCGGGCTATCTCGAGAACGGCCAGTTCTGGCGTCTCCGCGAAGTGTCGGCGGTCGTGAACCTGCCGGCCGCGGCCGTGTCGCGCATTCGTGCGCGCGATGCCAGCCTCGCGTTCACCGGCCGCAATCTCCACCTGTGGACGAAGTACACCGGTGTGGATCCCGAATCGAACTACTCGACCTCCGACATTCAGACGGATTTCGAGACGGCCGCACCGCCGACGTACTTCATGGTTCGCCTGAACCTCCACTACTGATATTGAGGATAGTGTAATGTATAAATACTCAACACGGTGCTGGCGGGTCGCCGCCGGTCTGGGGTTGCTGGCCACGGTGGCCTGTAACCCGAAAGACGAGCTGCTCTCGCCGCAGCAGCCGAACGTGATCAGCCCGGCGGACGTCGGCAGCGCCACGGGGGCCGAAGGCCTGTACAACGGCGCCGTCGGAAATTTCTACCGCGCGCTGCTCGGCGGAAACACGAACACCGAGACGATCTGGCAGTTCTCAGGGCTGTTCGCCGACGAATTCCGTTCGTCGGACACGTTCTCGCAGCGCAACGACGCCGATCAGCGTGTGACGCAGACGAACGACGCGGTGCTGGGACCAGTGTACAACACCTTGCAGCAGTCGCGCGGCTTTGCGCGCGCGGCGCTTCAGTACCTGCGCCAGTACGAGCCAGGAAGCTCGAGCGCGCATCAGGCGGAGATGTACTTCATCATCGCGTTCAGCGAGATGCAGCTCGGCGAGGATTTCTGTAACGGGATTCCGCTGGGTGAAACCGTCGACGGTCTTCCGCGGTACACCGCGCCGCTCTCGACGGCGGACGTGTTCGCCGCGGCGCTCGCGCGCACCGACAGCGGCCTCACGCTGCTCGGTACCGCGTCGGATGCGGCGTCGAATCAGGTTCGCAACGCGCTGCTCGTCGCGAAGGGGCGTCTTCAGACCGACCTCGGCCAGTTTGCCGCGGCCGCGACGACGGTCGCCTCGGTGCCGGTCGGCTTCCAGTACGCCGCGCAGTATTCGCAGACGTCGATCGACAATGCGTGGTGGGTGATGAACACGAGCGGCAAACGCTACTCGGTGGGCGATAGCGTCGACGCGACGGGCACGGTCAAGAATGCGCTGCCGTTCGTCTCGGCGAAGGATCCGCGCGTGCCGGCCACGAGGCCGACGCCAACGGCGAACGGACAGGACGGCATCACGCCGTTCTTCCAACAAGGTATTTGGAATCGTGACGATCCGGTCGCGATCGTCGACGGGCTCGACGCTCAATTGATAGGCGCGGAAGCCAAGCTCAACGCCGGCGATCGCGCGGGCATGGCGACGGTGCTGAATGCATTGCGCGCGGCACCCCCCACGCAGGGCATCTTCAAGCCCGCTGGCACGCTTGCCCCGCTCGCGACGCCCGCGTCGAACGACGCTGCAGTGACGCTGTTCTTCCGCGAGAAGGCGTTCTGGACGTTTGGCCGCGGTCAGCGGCTGGGCGATCTTCGTCGCCAGGTTCGCCAGTATGGGCGCGCCGTGGAGCAGGTCTATCCGACCGGCAATTACTTCAAGAATGGCAAGTACGGGGCAGAGATGTTCTTCCCCGTGCCGGACGTGGAGAAGAGCAATCCGCAGTTTACGGGGTGTCTGGATCAAAATCCGTAGGCGGTGGGCGCTGGGCGGTGGGCGGTGGGCGAAACGGCAAAGGGCGACGGGATCTTCTCCGTCGCCCTTTTGCTTCTACGCCCATCGCCCATCGCCCACCGCCCATCGCCCAGCGCCCACCGCCCAGCGCCCAGCTACCTTTCAGCATGCTCAGCCCCACCCCCGATACGCCGCGGCGCATTCGCGCGACGACCATTCTCGCCGTGCGCCGGAACGGCCGCGTCGCCATCGGCGGCGACGGCCAGGTCACGGTCGGTGAAACCGTGATGAAGTCGCACGCGCAGAAGGTCCGGCTGATTCGCGGCGGCAGGATCGTCGCGGGCTTCGCCGGCGCGGCCGCCGACGCGATGACGCTGTTCGAGAAGTTCGAGGAGAAGCTCGAGCGGTATCCGGGCAACATGCCGCGCGCGGCGGTGGAGCTGGCCAAGGACTGGCGGAGCGACCGCGTCCTCCGGCGGCTCGAGGCGCTCTTGATCGTCGCCGACAAGGAGCACGGGTTCATCGTGTCCGGCACCGGCGAGCTGATCGAGCCCGACGACGGCATTCTCGCCATCGGCTCCGGCGGCTCGTACGCGCTCGCCGCGGCCCGCGCCCTCGTCGACAACACGGAGCTCGAGGCCACGGACATCGTCAGCCGCGCGATGAAGATCGCCGGCGACATCTGCATTTATACTAATACTAATATATCAGTTCTGGAAACAGTCTGATGCGGCGGTAATTGGACACGCATGTCGTCAACTCGCACGCAACAAGCGCTCGCGCGGCTCGCGGATCTCACGCCGCGACAGATCGCCGCGGAGCTCGATCGATACATCGTCGGGCAAGCCGAGGCGAAGAAGGCGGTCGCCATCGCGCTGCGCAACCGGTGGCGGCGCCAGCGCGCGCCCGAGTCGATTCGCGAAGAGATCTCGCCCAACAACATCATCCTGATCGGACCCACCGGCGTCGGGAAGACGGAGATCGCGCGCCGGCTGGCCAAGCTGGCGGGCGCGCCGTTCATCAAGGTCGAGGCTTCAAAGTTTACTGAAGTCGGCTACGTCGGCCGCGACGTCGAGTCGATGGTCCGCGATCTGGTCGAGAGCGCCATCGACATGGTCCGCTCCGAGCGCGAATCCGAAGTGGAAGAGCTGGCGCACGATCGCGTCGACGAGCGCTTGCTCGATCTCTTGCTCCCTCCGCCGGCGACCGTGTCGGCAGACGCCCAGCGCCCAGCGACCAACGCCCAGCACGAAACGCCCAACGCCCACCGCCCAACGCAAGACGACGGCCTCAACGTCTTCCTCGTCTCGCCCACCGGCACGGTTGTGAAGGAACAGGCCGACCCCGCGCAGGAGCGATACAAGCGCACGCGCGACAAGCTCAAGCAACTGCTGCTCGACGGCAAGCTCGAGGATCGCGAAGTCGAAGTCGAAGTGCCGCAAACGGGCCCGATGCTCGACGTGCTCGCATCGCAGGGCGGCCAGGAAGGCATGGACAACATCTCCGAGATGCTCAAGGAGATGCTGCCCAAGCGCAAGAAGAAGCGCACGGTGAAGGTCTCCGAGGCGCGCCGTATCCTCTTCGAGCAAGAGCTCGAGAAGTTGATCGACCTCGACGACGTCACCGCCGACGCACTCGAACGCGTCGAGAAGCTCGGCATCATCTTCCTGGACGAGATCGACAAGATCGCCGGCGAGCGCTCACAGATGGGCGGTCCCGACGTGTCCCGCGAAGGCGTGCAGCGCGACCTGCTGCCGATCGTCGAAGGCTCGAACGTGCAGACGAAGTACGGCATGGTGAAGACCGATCACGTGCTGTTCATCGCCGCCGGCGCGTTCCACGTCTCGAAGCCAAGCGATCTCATTCCCGAGCTGCAGGGCCGCTTTCCGATTCGCGTCGAGCTCAAGGCGCTCACCGAGCAGGACTTCATTCGCATCATGACCGAGCCGGAGAACGCGCTGACGAAGCAGTACGCCGCGCTCGTCGAGGCGGACGGCGCGAAGCTCGAGTTCGGCGCGGACGGGATCGCCGAGATTGCGCGCATCGCCGCGATGGTCAACGAGCGCATGGAAAACATCGGCGCGCGCCGGCTGCACACCGTCATGACGACGCTCCTCGAGGACGTCTTGTTCGACCTCCCCGATCGCGGCAGCGAGAAAATTTCCGTGAATGCCGACGTCGTGCGCGATCGATTGAAATCGATCGTCGAGGACGAGGATTTGAGGAAGTATATTCTGTAGCGGGCGTGTGGGCGTATGGGCGCGTGGGCGTATGACAAGCCTGGCGCGTTGACGCCCGTTCGCCTCGACGCCCATCCGCCCCGACGCCCCGACGCCCACCATGCACCGCGACTTCCTCGCCATTCCCGATTTCAGCCGTGAAGAGCTCGAGAATCTCTTCGCGCTCGCCGAACGCATGCGCGCCGGCAAGTACGACAAGAAGCCGCTCGCCGGCAAATCGCTGGCGATGATCTTCATGAAGGCCAGCACCCGGACCCGCGTCTCATTCGAGGTCGGCACCTTCCAGCTCGGCGGACACGCGCTGTTCCTCTCGCCGCGCGACGTGCAGCTCGGACGCGGCGAACCGATCGCCGACACGGCACGGGTGCTGTCGCGCTACGTCGACGGCATCATGATCCGCACATTTGCGCACCAGGACATCGAGGAGCTCGCGCAATACGCGGACGTACCGGTCATCAACGGTCTCACCGACCTTGTCCATCCGTGCCAGGTGCTCGCCGATCTTCTCACCGTGCGCCAGCATTTGGGTGGGATCAGCGACAAGAAGTACGCATGGATCGGTGACGGCAACAACATGGCGAACTCGTGGATCAACGCGGCGTATCGCTTCGGATTCGATCTCGACATCGCGTGCCCGCAAGGTTACGAGCCGGCGGATCACCTGCTCGAGCGCGCGCAGAAGGTCGCAAAGGTCCGCGTGGTGCGCGATCCAATGGAAGCGGCGCACGGCGCGCAGGTCATCAACACGGACGTCTGGGCGTCGATGGGCCAGGAGCAGGAGCAGAAGGAGCGCGAACGCGCGTTCGCGGGCTTCACCGTGAGTCCAAAGTTGATGAAGGAAGCCGACAAGAACGCCATCTTCCTGCACTGCCTCCCGGCGCACCGCGGCGAAGAAGTGTCCGCCGACGTGATCGACGGATCGCAAAGCCGCGTCTGGGATGAAGCCGAGAATCGGCTGCACGCACAGAAGGCGGTGATGGCGGCGTTGATGGGCGGCGAACAGCTCTGACGGAGGAATCGTGGCACGTGTGACAGGCGTGAAGGCCGGCGATCCGGCTCCTCATTTCGAGTTGCACGACGACCAGAACCAGCCGGTGTCGCTCTCGAGCTTTCGCGGCCGGCCCGTCGTATTGTTCTTCTACCCGAAGGACGACACGCCCGGCTGAACGCTCGAGGCGTGTTCCTTTCGGGACACCCTCCCTCGGTTCGAGGGACTCGACGCGGTGGTGCTGGGCATCAGCCCCGACACCTGGCGCAAACACCGAAACTTCAAGAAGAAGTACGACCTCACGTACACGCTACTCGCCGACGATCAGCATGCGGTCGCCGAACGCTACGGTGTGTGGGTCGAGAAATTATTCTGGGGCAGAAAGTACTGGGGCGTCGCGCGTACGACGTTCGTCATCGACCGCGAGGGTCGCGTCGCGAAGGTATTCGAGAATGTCGAGCCCGAGAATCACGCCGTCGAAGTCGCCGAGGCGGTCGCGGCATTGAAACTGCGCTGAAGCGGGCGTATGGGGGCACGGGCGCCTGAGCGTATGACCCGCTGACGCCGATGCGCTCTTTCGTCCATACGCCTATTCGCCCACACGCCCATACGCCCATGAACCGCGACAACGACGTCCCGCTCGAGAAGAAGCTCGACGACCTCTACGAGCTCATCGACGGAATCGAGACCGCGATGATCACCACGCGGCGCGACGACGGACAGCTCGTCTCGCGCGCGATGCAAACGCAGCGGCGCACCGCCGGCTCGGATCTGTGGTTCATGACGAACGCCGAGTCCGAGAAGTTCGAGGAGATCGCCAAGGACCCGCACGTCAACGTCGCGTACTATCGCGATCGAACGCGCGAATGGGTGAGCGTGAGCGGGCGCGCGATTCTCTCGAAGGACCGCGACTTGATCGACTCCCTCTACAAGCCGGACTGGAAAGCGTGGCTCGGCGACATGGGCGACGGCAAGCGCGACGGCGGCCCGCATGATCCGCGTATCGCGCTCGTGCTCGTCGAAGCGGACAGCGTCACCTACTCGAAGAACAACCGTCCGATGCCGATCGTCCTGTTCCAGGTCATGAAGGCGATGGTGACGGGAGAACCGCCCAAAGTCGCCGACCTGCGCGAATTGCGGAAGGAAGAACTGAAGCGCGCGATGGAAGGCTGACCGTCATCCCGAGAGAGCGAAGCGATCGAGGGATCTAACGTCACGGTAGAACGGTATAGTGGACCGCCCTCGAGCCGTGATGCTAGATCCCTCGCTTCGCTCGGGATGACAACCTGTCAGGTGTTATTTCTTCGGATCGAGAATCTCTCCAATCCGATGGTCGACGCCGAGCAGATGCAGCCGCGTCTCGCGATCGGCCGCCTTGCCTTCGGCCGCGCGCACCTGCTCGCGCAGCGACACCAGCTCGCCGCGAATCTCCGACCGCGCATCTTCCGACAGCGTCACGACCGGAATGCCGAACGCCGCCGCCTGCGCGGCCAGCGCCGGGTTGAGCTGAGCGTTCAGCTTGTTGTTCATCTGCGTGAGATAGTTGTTTTGCAACAACCGGCGGTAGGCGTCGACCTTCGGCGCCCCCGTGTAGATCTCCGACCAGATGCCATGCTGGAGCTCGTCGAGCATTTCCGCGAGCGTGTACACGTCACGCGGGTTTTTCGCCGTCGCGCTCTCCTCGATCAACTGATTGAGCCGCTGATCCTGGAGCACGGACTGGAGCACGCGATTCTGCGCGTTCCCGATACGTGTCAGCATGCCGTTCGCTTCGATGCGCGAGGCGATGTCCGGGCGAATCAAGTAGGTCGGCGTGGTGAACACACTGTCATTCAGGAAGTGCATCGCGGCGCGCTGCCGCTCCTTGGACAACGCCACGTATACCGGCCCGGGCTGCGATCCGGACTTGAACGTTTCCGTACCGCCGCCGATCATCGTCGCCACGTGGCCCGCTTCGGTCGCCCACTGGCCGACGGTGCGATCGTACAGCGCCTCGAGCAGCGAGTTGTCTTCATCGGTCCGCGTGCCCGCGGGCAGCACGTAATTCATGACGCGCGCGATGTTCCTGAAGCCAAGGCCCGTTGCCTTCACGGGATCCGCATCGCCGACGGCCTCGTTCAGCGTGCCGTACTGGCCGAACGGATTGAAGCCCGCAAAGCGGAGCCACGGAATCGTATCCTGCTGGCGAATCCATGACTCGAGCGTGGGACGCTCTTCATCCGGCGTGCGCGCCTGCGGAATGGGCTTGTAGCCCCACATGATCGAGTATTTATCCCACGGACCGACGCGCGGCAGGATGTCGTTCAAGTCGACGTTGTCGCCGGGCTGCGCCACGTAGTTCATGCGCGAGTAGTCCATGATGCTCGGACTGTGCCCCATGCGATGCGTCCACGACGGACTGCGCAGCGAATCGATCGGATAGAGCGAGCTGCCGATCTGATCGTGCTGCAGGCCAAGCGTGTGGCCGATCTCGTGCGCGACGCCAAACTCCACGAGCTTTCCCATCAACGAATCAGGGAAGGGAATCGTGCGTGCGCGCACGTCGAGCGGCGAGGCCTGCGTGAAGTACCAATACTCCATGAGCTCGATCAGGTTGTGAAAGATCATCGACGAGCCGTTGAGCGTCTCACCCGTGCGCGGGTCCTGCACGCTCGGACCGACGGAGTTCTCGACGGTCGACGGCAGCCAGCGGACCATCGTGTGGCGAATGTCCTCCGGTGACCAATCGGGATCGTTCTTCGGCGCTTCGCCGGGAATGATGCCGTCCTTGAAGCCGGCCGCCTCGAAGGCCGGCTGCCAGTCGAGGATCGCCTTTCGAATCCATGGCTTCCACTGCTCCGGCGTGTCCGGATCGACATAGTACACGATCGGCTGCTTCGGATAGCAGAGATTGCCGTCCTTGCGATCCGAGCACTCGAGACGCCAGCGTTCGATGTAGCGTTTGCGTTTCGCCACCTGCTCGTTCGTGCTGAAGTCGACGGTGCCGACGCTGAAGAAGCCGATGCGCTCGTCCGCGTAGCGGGGCCGCATCGGATGTTCGGGCAGCCGCACGATGCTCCAGTGCGCGACGACGCTCTGCGGCGACCGCTGCGCTCCAGGCGTGATCGGTAAGCCGGGAATCGCCGGGCCGCCGGCGGGCGTTCCGGTCTGCGTCGCTTCGACCTCGACGTTGTCCGGGAACGCGGCAAAGCGCTCGACGTACGACCGCGTTGGATCGATGCCGTTCGGCGCCGGATTGCGAATGGCCGCAAACTCCGGAATGTTCGTCGTGAACAACCGCGTCACGTCGATGACCGCGGCGCTGTCCGGACCGTACGCATCGACGTTGAACACGGCGATGATAGGTCCATAATTAGAATTTTCTACCGAACGATAGACCGAGGTTCCGGTGTCCGCCGTGATCGCGAACGACGGCGACCGCAGGATGACGCGATTGCCGTTGCGCTCCCAGCGCAGCGTCCGCGACGCGAACTGGTCGCCGGCATACTCGCCGAAGCCCGGTGAGCCTGGCCCCGGCGTCTGATTCCCGGCGGCCGCACGCGCGAGGCGGCCTTCCACCAGCTCGTCCGTGTTCAACTCCTTCGACGGAATCTCGAAGTACAATCGGTCGCCGACGCGATGCACCACGAACAGGCCGCGCTTCGTCATCGACCCGGGTGTAATGACGCGGTTATAAGGGCGCGGCTGTGCCGGCGCCCCGGGAATGCCGCCGAGCGCGAGCCCGCCGCGCCCCGCGGTGTCCTGTCCTTGGCCGGTGCCGCCTGGTACTGGAGCTCCGGGAGCTGGTCCACGGCCGGCACTCGGCGACGGCGCGACGGGCTGCGGCGCCGTCGCGGCTTTCTGGGTGGTACAGCCCGCGACGACCATCGCCGTCGTCGCCAGGGCTGCAATGCGGTTTTTCATGAGTGTGTAGGAAAGGGTAGGATCTGAACCTCGCTTTCCACACGAACCCGCGCAACTCGCTTTACAACTCGCTCAGCGGTTCACCCACCAACTCGCTGTCACGAGGACGATGTTGTCCGGCCGCGCCGCGAGCAGTGCCGATCGGTCGCGTCCAAGCTCGAGATCGCCGAACGCGGCGCTCGCCGGACCGCGATACGCCCCCGACGCAAGGAACGGCCGCGCGTAGAGCTGGAGCCGTGTCGCTGATCGCGGTGACCACTGGGCGTGGTTATGAGAGATGTTGAACGACGGCACGAACGCGCGCAGCGGCCCCTGGACGGGCGGCGAAGTCGCAACGTTCTGTGCCCGTGTACCTTCAAGCAGCACCTCTACCCGCACGCGACACCGCCGGATGGGTCCGGGCGATGTCATTGACGCGTCACCGATCTACCCCTCGATCTGTCGCTTTGGCATATTCCTGACATGACAACCACCGTCCCTACCACAGGCGCCGCCGCTCTCAAGCGCACGCCGTTCTACGACAAGCACGTCGCCCTTGGCGCGAAGATCGTCCCGTTCGCCGGATGGGAGATGCCCGTTCAATACGCCGACGGATTGATGGCCGAGCACAAGGCGGTGCGCGAGCGGTGTGGCGTGTTCGACGTCTCGCACATGGGCGAGTTCATCATTCGAGGCGATCGCGCCGTCGATTTCGTGAACTACGTGACGACGAACGACGTCGCCGCGCTGGTGATTGGCCAGGTGCACTACTCGGGCATTCTCAACGACCGCGGCACATTCGAGGACGACTGCCTCGTCTATCGCTTCGCCGACAAGCTCATGATGGTCGTGAACGCCTCGAATCTCGAGAAGGATCTCGCGCACATCTCGCGTCACGCGGCGCGCTTCGGCGTGACGATCGAAAACGTGAGCGACGACATGGGCTTGCTCGCGCTCCAGGGTCCGCGTGCGGCATCCATTCTACAGACGCTGACCAAAACGGACCTTTCAGCGATCGGCTACTATCACTTCACGGAAGGCGAAGTGGCCGGCATGCCGATGATCATCTCTCGCACGGGCTACACCGGCGAAGACGGATTCGAGCTCTATCACGACGTGCGGTATTCATCGAAGCTGTGGGACGCGCTGATGGCCGCCGGCGACGTCACTCCCGCCGGCCTCGGCGCGCGCGACACGTTGCGCTTGGAGATGGGGATGGCGCTGTATGGAAACGACATCGACGACACGGTGACGCCGCTCGAGGCGAATCTCGCGTGGCTCGTGAAGCTCAAGAAGGGCGAGTTCGTGGGCAGCTCCGTGCTCAACGAGCAGAAGGCCAACGGCATCAAGAAGAAGCTCGTCGGATTCACCCTCGGCGACCGCAGCATTGCGCGGCATGGATATCCCGTGTTTGCGAATGGTGCGGCGAGCGGCGTGGTGTGCAGCGGCACGATGAGTCCGACATTGGGCATTCCGATCGGCACGGCGTATTTGCCGGCGGAGCTCGCGAAGGAAGGGAACACCTTCGAGGTGGAGATTCGCGGCAAGCGGGTGCCGGCGACGGTGGTGAAACCGCCGTTCTATAAGGAGGCGTCGCATCTGTGAGGGGCGTCGGGGCGACGGGGCGATAGGGCGAAATGCGCATCGCGATACTGACCGTCTCTGACGCCGGTGCGCGCGGCGAGCGCGCGGACACCTCTGGCGACGCCGTCGCTGAATGGGCGGCTGCGCGCACGTATGCCGTGGCGGCGCGATCGCTCGTGCCTGATGACACCGTGCCGATCGTCTCTGCACTTACGCAGTGGTGCGATGCGGATGTCGCGGATCTCG belongs to Gemmatimonadaceae bacterium and includes:
- a CDS encoding SusC/RagA family TonB-linked outer membrane protein, which encodes MTATPSWTARRSLRTTFAVLAAFVLPAALRAQAVVSGKVAAQGQPLVDARVLVRGTSRVAITNAAGEYVIRNAPAGTQTLEVLRVGYRAQTATVALTAGQTTTANFAMDVAIVQLQDVVTTATGQQRRVELGNAITTMGDVAKTVETQPVRNVADLLVAKAAGVSVLPGNETGSSPVVRIRGTNSLSLNNAPIYVIDGVRMISTSVGVPTGGTTTSFLNDLNPEDIEDIEIVKGPSAATLYGTDAANGVIVISTKKGRAGSTRWTWYGEGGAVRDRNDYASTYAVFGRDAKGAVTRCVLETIANKTCVADSTTSVNMLTDPTLSPIHAGHRDQYGLNLSGGSDAVRFFVSGDLENEIGPIKMPAFAQAYLDSAGDPARNEEIYPEAFQRQTVRANINAAVSPKFDLSANSGWTNRAQRLPQTDNNPISVFATAMKNPGFTPNYALCSKTPVSCLGYSDIGSLGEEMRGYSSYIPAQTFQDKMQENVQRFTGDVDANWRPFSWMQNEGSVGLDMADRENWELCRLNQCPNSGTTRQGYVTDQRGNNRNFSAKLVSNNTWQAKQWMNLKSTVGADYNNVESDFVASSGTNLPPGAQNVAQAAVKTGSNQLETVNRTLGLYAQEQASVRDRLFVTAAVRTDQNSAFGTQFQRVFYPKLSASWIVSDEDFFPRVRWLDQLRLRSAYGASGVQPGATTALQTFAAITRAIDTKTPGSASCGTSTCDTPSLQPNLIGNPNLKPETSAEFEGGFESRMFDSRATIDFTYYHKKTHDALISQPIAGSAAPSALSVTRNLGSIMNQGVEAMVNLTLVDRHGFGWDVTMNGSHNSNKILSLGHDATGKANPTILVNSLVKDSVGLPANAWFFVPYTFADKNNDGLIDDSEVSVASSAVYMGYSQPRDIFSIQNGFDLFNHTLRLSALVDYKGGYSLYNNTIQFYCSNQPTCYEETNASAPLWRQARVIAQRYTTPVKTTAGYLENGQFWRLREVSAVVNLPAAAVSRIRARDASLAFTGRNLHLWTKYTGVDPESNYSTSDIQTDFETAAPPTYFMVRLNLHY
- the hslV gene encoding ATP-dependent protease subunit HslV; translated protein: MLSPTPDTPRRIRATTILAVRRNGRVAIGGDGQVTVGETVMKSHAQKVRLIRGGRIVAGFAGAAADAMTLFEKFEEKLERYPGNMPRAAVELAKDWRSDRVLRRLEALLIVADKEHGFIVSGTGELIEPDDGILAIGSGGSYALAAARALVDNTELEATDIVSRAMKIAGDICIYTNTNISVLETV
- the hslU gene encoding ATP-dependent protease ATPase subunit HslU, yielding MSSTRTQQALARLADLTPRQIAAELDRYIVGQAEAKKAVAIALRNRWRRQRAPESIREEISPNNIILIGPTGVGKTEIARRLAKLAGAPFIKVEASKFTEVGYVGRDVESMVRDLVESAIDMVRSERESEVEELAHDRVDERLLDLLLPPPATVSADAQRPATNAQHETPNAHRPTQDDGLNVFLVSPTGTVVKEQADPAQERYKRTRDKLKQLLLDGKLEDREVEVEVPQTGPMLDVLASQGGQEGMDNISEMLKEMLPKRKKKRTVKVSEARRILFEQELEKLIDLDDVTADALERVEKLGIIFLDEIDKIAGERSQMGGPDVSREGVQRDLLPIVEGSNVQTKYGMVKTDHVLFIAAGAFHVSKPSDLIPELQGRFPIRVELKALTEQDFIRIMTEPENALTKQYAALVEADGAKLEFGADGIAEIARIAAMVNERMENIGARRLHTVMTTLLEDVLFDLPDRGSEKISVNADVVRDRLKSIVEDEDLRKYIL
- the argF gene encoding ornithine carbamoyltransferase encodes the protein MHRDFLAIPDFSREELENLFALAERMRAGKYDKKPLAGKSLAMIFMKASTRTRVSFEVGTFQLGGHALFLSPRDVQLGRGEPIADTARVLSRYVDGIMIRTFAHQDIEELAQYADVPVINGLTDLVHPCQVLADLLTVRQHLGGISDKKYAWIGDGNNMANSWINAAYRFGFDLDIACPQGYEPADHLLERAQKVAKVRVVRDPMEAAHGAQVINTDVWASMGQEQEQKERERAFAGFTVSPKLMKEADKNAIFLHCLPAHRGEEVSADVIDGSQSRVWDEAENRLHAQKAVMAALMGGEQL
- the bcp gene encoding thioredoxin-dependent thiol peroxidase, encoding MKAGDPAPHFELHDDQNQPVSLSSFRGRPVVLFFYPKDDTPGUTLEACSFRDTLPRFEGLDAVVLGISPDTWRKHRNFKKKYDLTYTLLADDQHAVAERYGVWVEKLFWGRKYWGVARTTFVIDREGRVAKVFENVEPENHAVEVAEAVAALKLR